In Galactobacillus timonensis, the genomic window CATTGTCACCATTCCTATACGGTGACCACAGGAACCTTGCTGGAAAACCATAAAATTCAGATTGCGGAATTGATAGATTACTGGCGTAATCTTTTCCGGTTTGAAAGCTTGTCCTCTGATTCATGGAATAACAAAAATGCCGCGACAACTGCGAAATACTGGTTCCTCAAAACTGGTATTCTTCTTAAAGACTGCCAGAAGAACATCGTATTAAGCGGCCGCATCTACTATGATGAAACATATCTTCCCGTACGCAGTGAAGACATTATCCGAAAGGAAAACGGTCAACGCTTGAGAGGACACTCAATAAATCAGATCTGCATCGCTGTAGCTACCACCGGCGTGGAAACCTACGTCACATACATTGGACGAGGTCAGCCAAAAGCAGAAACGATTTATGATGCTTTGAAAGATCATATCAAACCTGGTTCACAACTTGTCACAGATAAAGATCCAGGGCATAGAATGCTGGTCAGAAAATTGGGCTTGAAGAATGAAGAACACGATTCCAAAAAGATCAAGCGGCTTCCGGATAATGAGAATCCTCTGAACACAGTAAACCAGATGCACAATCTTCTGCAG contains:
- a CDS encoding transposase → MIREDLERLFSGRQLCNRAWWPGMAVCLKTWPPPMNNKYHTKSRRQTPWDDFDDRSATENFIRDQVNILYEQRHASLKGSSEIDLLNSIEVTNCHLCGSGSIRRAGHTSNGIQRYYCNHCHHSYTVTTGTLLENHKIQIAELIDYWRNLFRFESLSSDSWNNKNAATTAKYWFLKTGILLKDCQKNIVLSGRIYYDETYLPVRSEDIIRKENGQRLRGHSINQICIAVATTGVETYVTYIGRGQPKAETIYDALKDHIKPGSQLVTDKDPGHRMLVRKLGLKNEEHDSKKIKRLPDNENPLNTVNQMHNLLQKFLRAHSGFKRDDLNDYLNIFAFIVNPPEDQLEKIKKLLELEINTRETLKYRDVFAKK